One Mesorhizobium loti genomic window carries:
- a CDS encoding ABC transporter ATPase, which yields MTAAAKIQATRQPVLEMRHISKTFGAIRALQDVSLTVHAGELHALMGENGAGKSTLMKVLSGAYRPDAGGEILIDGVPAATGDPIKARAAGIAVIYQELSLAPNLTVAQNIFLGNEPRRFGIVDRDQCNRRANEIIARLGVSFSARALVSSLSLGERQLVEIARALSTNARIIVMDEPTTSLTSRETDSLFEVIATLKAQGIAIIYISHRMEEVYQLADRVSVLRDSGYVGTLERADLNASRLVSMMVGRDLSAFYKKDHRPPDAKRAIALSVRGMSDGRLLKNCSFDLHKGEVLALAGLVGSGRTELARLIFGADRRSAGTLELEGKPISIGSPREALDAGIAYLTEDRKELGLFLDMSISDNISMGVLARDARVGGFRDFGAADRRAAKAIADLSIRTRSAQANAGSLSGGNQQKVLLARLLETEPKVVILDEPTRGVDVGAKSEIYRLIDNLANSGIAILMISSELPEVIGVADRVLVMRDGAIAGEVTASGGEPLRQEAIMELATGAAQE from the coding sequence ATGACAGCGGCCGCAAAGATCCAGGCAACCCGCCAGCCGGTGCTGGAGATGCGTCACATCTCCAAGACGTTCGGGGCGATCCGCGCGTTGCAGGATGTCTCACTCACCGTCCATGCCGGCGAGCTGCACGCGCTGATGGGCGAGAATGGCGCCGGCAAGTCGACGCTGATGAAGGTGCTGTCGGGCGCCTATCGGCCGGATGCCGGCGGCGAAATCCTGATCGATGGCGTGCCCGCCGCGACCGGCGATCCGATCAAGGCGCGTGCCGCCGGCATCGCGGTGATCTATCAGGAGCTGTCGCTGGCGCCCAATCTGACGGTGGCGCAGAACATCTTCCTCGGCAACGAACCGCGCCGCTTCGGTATTGTCGACCGCGATCAGTGCAATCGGCGGGCGAACGAAATCATTGCGCGGCTCGGCGTCTCCTTCTCGGCACGTGCGCTGGTCTCCAGCCTGTCGCTCGGCGAGCGCCAGCTGGTCGAGATTGCGCGCGCGCTGTCGACCAATGCGCGCATCATCGTCATGGACGAGCCGACGACGTCGCTGACGTCGCGCGAGACCGACAGCCTGTTCGAGGTGATCGCGACGCTGAAGGCGCAAGGCATCGCCATCATCTACATCAGCCATCGCATGGAAGAGGTCTACCAGCTCGCCGACCGGGTCAGCGTGCTGCGCGACAGCGGCTATGTCGGCACGCTGGAGCGCGCCGACCTCAACGCCTCGCGGTTGGTGTCGATGATGGTCGGCCGCGATCTCTCCGCCTTCTACAAGAAGGATCATCGCCCGCCGGACGCGAAGCGCGCCATCGCACTCTCGGTGCGCGGCATGTCCGACGGACGCCTGCTGAAGAACTGTTCGTTCGACCTGCACAAGGGAGAAGTGCTGGCTCTCGCGGGCCTTGTCGGCTCCGGCCGCACTGAGCTTGCGCGGCTGATCTTCGGCGCCGACAGGCGCAGCGCCGGAACGCTGGAACTCGAGGGCAAACCGATCTCCATCGGCTCGCCGCGCGAGGCGCTCGATGCCGGCATTGCCTACCTCACCGAGGACCGCAAGGAACTCGGCCTGTTCCTCGATATGTCTATTTCCGACAACATCAGTATGGGCGTGCTGGCCAGGGATGCGCGGGTTGGCGGATTTCGCGATTTCGGCGCCGCCGACAGGCGCGCGGCGAAGGCGATTGCGGACCTGTCGATCCGCACCCGTTCGGCGCAGGCCAATGCCGGCTCGCTGTCGGGCGGCAACCAGCAGAAGGTGCTGCTCGCCCGGCTGCTGGAGACCGAGCCGAAGGTCGTCATCCTCGACGAGCCGACCCGCGGCGTCGATGTCGGCGCCAAGTCGGAAATCTACCGGCTGATCGACAATCTCGCCAACAGCGGTATCGCCATCCTGATGATTTCCAGCGAATTGCCCGAGGTGATCGGCGTCGCCGACCGCGTGCTGGTGATGCGCGACGGTGCCATAGCGGGCGAGGTGACCGCATCCGGGGGCGAGCCGCTGCGTCAGGAAGCGATCATGGAACTTGCGACGGGAGCGGCCCAGGAATGA
- a CDS encoding carbohydrate kinase, FGGY, which translates to MKVAVLDFGKTNSKLFVFGQDGRILDERRTQPKWTRQDGFSVLDEAALHDWALGAVTDAVESHGVQGVMVSGHGCTFALVDDTALTHPILDYEQEPPAEIAAGIDRRIPDFAETFSPRLPLGFNYGRHMLWLQEVDPGAFAAAKSILGYPQYWSWRLGGRAVSEVSYLGCHSHLWAPRKRDFSSLVDAEGWRGQMPAFARAGTVIGERQLGGAARPIAIHNGVHDSNAALHAYRRQELGRLTVVSTGTWVVVLNPDCPLDVLDRDRDMLVNVDVDGGPVPTIRFMGGREFAAISGGWQGAIPHSSIQQAIDAGIMALPSFAPGGPMPDRDGRLVGRTPDAAERAAAALLYVALMVDLCLDLIHSQDTVIVDGGLNTGGLLAGLLAELRPGQAFLQGATLEGSATGAAALAFESVGRDFAAEAPEPVHATRFGGLAGYRNVWRDRVGGQGAAIKAAGGAR; encoded by the coding sequence GTGAAAGTGGCGGTTCTCGATTTCGGCAAGACCAATTCGAAGCTGTTCGTCTTCGGCCAGGATGGACGCATACTCGACGAGCGCCGGACACAGCCGAAATGGACGCGCCAGGACGGCTTCAGCGTGCTCGACGAGGCCGCACTGCATGACTGGGCACTCGGTGCCGTCACGGACGCGGTCGAAAGCCATGGCGTGCAAGGGGTGATGGTGTCGGGCCATGGCTGCACCTTCGCCCTTGTGGACGACACCGCGCTGACGCATCCGATCCTCGATTACGAGCAGGAGCCGCCGGCCGAAATCGCTGCCGGGATCGATCGCCGCATTCCGGATTTTGCCGAGACGTTCTCGCCCCGCCTGCCGCTCGGCTTCAACTATGGCCGTCACATGCTGTGGCTGCAGGAAGTCGATCCCGGCGCGTTCGCTGCGGCGAAATCGATCCTGGGCTATCCCCAGTACTGGAGCTGGCGCCTCGGTGGCCGAGCCGTTTCGGAAGTGTCCTATCTCGGCTGCCATTCGCATTTGTGGGCGCCGCGCAAACGGGACTTTTCCTCGTTGGTCGATGCCGAGGGGTGGCGCGGCCAGATGCCGGCCTTCGCGCGCGCCGGCACCGTGATCGGCGAGCGGCAACTTGGCGGCGCGGCGCGCCCGATCGCCATCCACAATGGCGTCCACGACTCCAATGCGGCGCTCCATGCCTATCGGCGCCAGGAGCTTGGCCGGCTGACCGTGGTGTCGACCGGCACCTGGGTCGTCGTGCTCAATCCCGACTGCCCGCTGGACGTGCTCGACCGTGACCGCGACATGCTGGTCAATGTCGATGTCGATGGCGGCCCGGTGCCGACCATCCGCTTCATGGGCGGGCGCGAATTCGCCGCCATCAGCGGCGGCTGGCAAGGCGCGATCCCGCACAGCTCGATCCAGCAGGCGATCGACGCCGGCATCATGGCGCTGCCGAGCTTCGCGCCGGGCGGGCCGATGCCGGACCGTGACGGCCGCCTGGTCGGGCGCACGCCCGATGCCGCAGAACGCGCCGCGGCGGCGCTGCTTTACGTGGCGCTGATGGTCGATCTCTGCCTAGACCTCATCCATTCGCAAGACACCGTCATCGTCGATGGCGGGCTGAACACTGGCGGCCTGCTTGCCGGGCTGTTGGCTGAACTGCGTCCCGGCCAAGCCTTCCTGCAAGGCGCCACGCTGGAGGGCAGCGCCACGGGGGCGGCGGCGCTTGCCTTCGAGAGCGTCGGGCGCGACTTCGCCGCCGAGGCGCCGGAGCCGGTGCATGCGACACGTTTCGGCGGCCTTGCCGGCTATCGCAACGTCTGGCGCGATCGCGTTGGCGGGCAGGGCGCGGCCATCAAGGCGGCGGGTGGAGCACGATGA
- a CDS encoding transcriptional regulator, whose protein sequence is MSDLGRQRQIVELLRDRPFASVRELQERLGVSAATVRRDIDRIDEAGEARKVYGGISALDGASHAGVAYARPYDENRDLAVEAKRQIAAIAATMVRDGDAVIVHGGSTCFHLGVRLADRNIRLYTNSMPLAAYLSDHGHCSLTVAGGDLHREPGIIHSSAQATPFYASKFFLGAQGLNQEGVLESHPLLVRSIVDLSLCADQIVVLADSRKLSIHARNVALPLSRIGTLVTDDGLSDADARMLEDAGVMVRIASTSGAVP, encoded by the coding sequence TTGAGCGACCTCGGCCGCCAGCGTCAGATCGTCGAACTGCTGCGGGATCGCCCGTTTGCCTCGGTGCGCGAGCTGCAGGAGCGGCTTGGCGTTTCGGCGGCGACGGTCAGGCGCGACATCGACCGGATCGATGAGGCCGGTGAGGCGCGCAAGGTCTATGGCGGGATTTCAGCGCTCGACGGCGCATCGCATGCGGGCGTCGCCTATGCCCGGCCCTATGACGAGAACCGTGACCTCGCCGTCGAGGCCAAGCGGCAGATCGCGGCCATCGCGGCGACCATGGTGCGCGACGGCGACGCGGTCATCGTCCATGGCGGCTCGACCTGCTTCCATCTCGGCGTCAGGCTCGCCGACCGAAACATCCGCCTCTACACCAACTCGATGCCGCTCGCGGCCTATCTCAGCGACCATGGCCATTGCAGCCTGACGGTTGCCGGCGGCGACCTGCATCGCGAACCCGGCATCATCCATTCGTCGGCCCAGGCGACGCCCTTCTACGCCTCGAAATTCTTTCTCGGCGCGCAAGGCCTCAACCAGGAAGGCGTGCTGGAATCGCATCCGCTTTTGGTGCGCTCCATCGTCGATCTCAGCCTCTGCGCCGACCAGATCGTGGTGCTGGCCGACAGCCGCAAACTGTCGATCCACGCGCGCAATGTCGCCCTGCCGCTGTCGCGCATCGGCACGCTGGTGACCGATGACGGTCTGTCCGATGCCGATGCGCGCATGCTGGAAGATGCCGGCGTCATGGTGCGGATTGCCTCGACATCGGGAGCCGTCCCGTGA
- a CDS encoding class II aldolase/adducin family protein produces the protein MATQADAQELAALRALSASIGLNPHMTQAAGGNTSLKAGDTLWIKASGTWLKDALSDDIMVPVAMAPLLEAVEERDPAADKPQAFAIDELNPRGLRPSIETTVHALMPQRVVLHVHCVDTISLAVQADGEAEVARRLRGIEWAYVPYCRPGLPLARGISGKMRPGVDVLILGNHGLVVAAETVAEAERLLHRVRSLLARPARETAAPDITALTALAGGSVYRLPADAEAHAVALDPESRRMAEAGSLYPDHVIFLGQGSVVARPGEDTAGVTTRLGATPAAILFPGTGVLMRGDASAGADAMLRCLADVTARVDVAARLNYLTAAENDELVNWDAEQYRQKLNATGG, from the coding sequence ATGGCAACCCAAGCTGACGCGCAGGAACTGGCGGCCTTACGGGCGCTTTCGGCCAGCATTGGGCTCAACCCGCATATGACCCAGGCGGCGGGCGGCAACACCTCGCTCAAGGCCGGCGACACGCTGTGGATCAAGGCCTCCGGCACATGGCTGAAGGATGCGCTGAGCGACGACATCATGGTGCCGGTGGCGATGGCGCCGCTGCTCGAGGCGGTCGAAGAGCGCGATCCCGCCGCCGACAAGCCGCAGGCCTTCGCCATCGACGAACTCAATCCGCGCGGCCTGCGCCCGTCGATCGAAACCACGGTGCACGCCTTGATGCCGCAACGCGTCGTTCTGCATGTGCACTGCGTCGACACGATTTCGCTTGCCGTGCAGGCCGATGGCGAGGCCGAGGTCGCCAGGCGGCTTCGCGGCATCGAATGGGCCTACGTGCCCTATTGCCGGCCGGGCCTGCCGCTCGCCCGTGGCATTTCCGGGAAAATGCGGCCTGGTGTCGATGTGCTGATCCTTGGCAATCACGGGCTGGTCGTCGCCGCCGAGACAGTCGCCGAGGCGGAGAGGCTGCTCCATCGCGTCCGCTCGCTGCTGGCACGGCCGGCGCGCGAGACTGCAGCGCCCGATATCACGGCCCTGACGGCGCTTGCCGGCGGCAGCGTCTACCGATTGCCGGCGGATGCCGAAGCCCATGCGGTCGCGCTCGATCCGGAAAGCCGCCGCATGGCGGAGGCCGGCAGCCTCTATCCGGACCATGTCATCTTCCTCGGTCAGGGCTCGGTGGTGGCAAGACCGGGCGAGGATACGGCCGGTGTCACCACGCGTCTCGGTGCCACACCAGCGGCAATCCTGTTTCCCGGCACCGGCGTGCTGATGCGCGGCGACGCCAGCGCCGGGGCCGATGCCATGCTACGTTGCCTCGCCGATGTGACGGCACGCGTCGATGTCGCGGCGCGGCTGAACTACCTCACCGCCGCCGAGAATGACGAACTGGTCAATTGGGACGCCGAACAGTATCGCCAGAAGCTGAATGCCACAGGCGGCTAG
- a CDS encoding carbohydrate kinase, FGGY, translating into MMPLVIGIDIGTSGARAVAMRPDFSIAGQSAVRLDKFGQDPRAPAAWWQAVQAALTELLSSNDRAAVRAIAVDGTSGTLLPVGAAGLPLAEPLMYNDKVDDANILAAIAREAPEASAAHGATSGLAKALRFQHLPGIAAVLHQADWIAGNLSGRFDVSDENNALKTGYDVEARRWPDWIAATGMRMDLLPDVVEPGDVTGTLTAAAAQLFGLPRDVALVAGTTDGCASFLATGATTAGDGVTALGSSLTIKILCDRPISAPRFGIYSHRLGDTWLAGGASNSGGKVLAQHFSLARIIELSTAIDPTTETGLDYYPLGMAGERFPVADPALPPRLTPRPADDADYLKAMFEGMAAIEALGYRRLAELGAPALTSVRSVGGGAANAAWTAIRRRKLGVDFLPTLSDEAAAGTARLALKGAGKAGLL; encoded by the coding sequence ATGATGCCTCTTGTCATCGGCATCGACATCGGCACGTCGGGCGCGCGTGCCGTCGCCATGCGTCCGGATTTTTCCATTGCCGGCCAGTCCGCTGTCCGCCTCGACAAATTCGGCCAAGATCCCCGCGCCCCCGCGGCATGGTGGCAAGCGGTCCAGGCAGCTCTGACGGAACTGCTTTCGAGCAATGACCGCGCTGCTGTCCGCGCCATCGCCGTCGACGGCACGTCCGGCACACTGCTGCCGGTCGGCGCCGCCGGGCTGCCGCTGGCCGAACCGTTGATGTACAACGACAAGGTCGACGACGCCAACATCCTGGCCGCCATCGCCCGCGAGGCGCCTGAAGCGAGCGCCGCGCATGGCGCCACTTCAGGCCTCGCCAAGGCGTTGCGGTTCCAGCATCTGCCCGGCATCGCGGCCGTGCTGCACCAGGCCGACTGGATCGCCGGAAATCTCTCCGGCCGCTTCGACGTCAGCGACGAGAACAATGCGCTGAAGACAGGCTATGACGTCGAGGCGCGTCGCTGGCCGGACTGGATCGCGGCGACCGGCATGCGCATGGACTTGCTGCCTGACGTGGTCGAGCCGGGCGACGTCACCGGCACGCTCACCGCGGCGGCCGCGCAGCTGTTCGGTCTGCCGCGCGATGTGGCCCTGGTCGCCGGCACCACGGATGGCTGCGCCTCGTTCCTGGCGACCGGCGCCACCACGGCCGGCGACGGCGTCACGGCGCTGGGATCTTCGCTCACCATCAAGATCCTCTGCGACCGGCCGATCTCGGCGCCGCGCTTCGGCATCTACAGCCATCGCCTCGGCGACACCTGGCTGGCCGGCGGCGCGTCGAATTCCGGCGGCAAGGTGCTGGCGCAGCATTTTTCACTGGCGCGGATCATCGAGCTGAGTACCGCGATCGACCCCACGACAGAAACCGGCCTCGACTACTATCCGCTCGGCATGGCCGGTGAGCGCTTCCCCGTCGCCGATCCCGCCCTGCCGCCGCGCCTCACCCCTAGGCCGGCAGACGACGCCGACTATCTCAAGGCGATGTTCGAAGGCATGGCCGCGATCGAGGCGCTCGGCTACCGCAGGCTGGCCGAACTCGGCGCGCCAGCGCTGACCTCGGTCAGGAGCGTTGGCGGCGGCGCGGCAAACGCGGCCTGGACGGCAATCCGGCGGCGCAAGCTCGGCGTCGATTTCCTGCCCACGCTTTCCGACGAAGCGGCCGCCGGCACGGCGCGGCTGGCGCTGAAGGGCGCAGGCAAGGCGGGACTGCTATGA
- a CDS encoding HAD-superfamily hydrolase, whose product MSVKTIERLDGIGPLAERYQIFLLDQFGVLHDGQAPYPGAVEALSALKRAGKTVVLISNSGKRAKPNEDRLLKLGFAARSWDHFVSSGEVAWRSFNDMAASGELRPGTKCLLISRDNDHTAIEGLPFVLTEAGEDAELVLISASEGDRHDLDHYRELLAPAAARQVPCFCTNPDRIMLTAVGPRFGAGEIADLYENLGGSVTRIGKPFPAIFDAALGLAGEPDRASVVCVGDSVEHDIAGGNGVGVATALVLGGILADTPDLAAVFDEQQSWPDYITGSFSLR is encoded by the coding sequence ATGAGCGTGAAAACAATCGAACGCCTCGACGGCATAGGACCGCTGGCAGAGCGCTACCAAATCTTCCTGCTCGACCAGTTCGGCGTGCTGCATGACGGCCAGGCTCCCTATCCCGGCGCGGTAGAGGCATTGTCGGCGCTGAAGCGCGCCGGCAAGACGGTGGTGCTGATCTCGAATTCCGGCAAGCGCGCCAAGCCCAACGAGGATCGCCTGCTGAAACTCGGCTTCGCCGCCAGAAGCTGGGACCATTTTGTCTCCTCCGGCGAGGTGGCGTGGCGGTCCTTCAATGACATGGCGGCATCGGGAGAGTTGCGTCCGGGGACAAAATGCCTGCTGATCAGCCGCGACAACGACCACACGGCGATCGAAGGCCTGCCCTTCGTGCTGACCGAGGCCGGCGAGGACGCCGAATTGGTGCTGATCTCGGCCAGCGAAGGCGACCGCCATGACCTCGACCATTATCGCGAACTGCTTGCCCCGGCGGCGGCGCGGCAGGTACCGTGCTTCTGCACCAACCCCGACAGGATCATGCTGACAGCGGTCGGGCCTCGCTTTGGCGCCGGAGAGATCGCCGATCTCTACGAAAACCTTGGCGGCAGCGTCACCCGCATCGGCAAGCCCTTTCCGGCGATCTTCGACGCGGCCCTGGGGCTGGCGGGTGAGCCGGATCGCGCCAGCGTCGTCTGCGTTGGCGACAGTGTCGAGCACGACATAGCGGGCGGGAACGGTGTCGGCGTCGCCACGGCGCTGGTGCTCGGCGGAATATTGGCGGACACACCGGATCTCGCCGCCGTTTTCGACGAGCAGCAGTCCTGGCCCGATTACATCACCGGATCCTTCAGCTTGCGCTGA
- a CDS encoding DeoR family transcriptional regulator, with protein sequence MARRRQTEEGRAEEGRTGAEATDQVVNESRTDRLRIRAAWMYFVEQMTQNEIADVLGVGRVTIVRMLAEARSRNEVKITIESELSEIVRLERALERTFGLQQALVAPLTAPNADPIPAISAKTGTFLSDTMKSGMRVGVGWGRTLFSSLPFISAKSLTDFKVISLLGGVGVVRRYNPAEFAWRFAQIFQGDGYLIPTPAVVDSVETKVALVERCGLQEVFEMANVLDAVLLSVGGIASATTFSRGGFLREADREALLERGAVGDLLFHFFDRNGDLVDHPVNSHVMSVEVDRLRAAPIRILTSGGEEKTEALLGAMHLIAPTILITDEESAKRMLEAVSAS encoded by the coding sequence TTGGCCAGGCGACGACAAACCGAAGAGGGGCGGGCCGAAGAGGGGCGGACAGGAGCCGAGGCGACCGATCAGGTCGTCAATGAGAGCCGGACGGACCGCCTCAGGATTCGCGCCGCCTGGATGTATTTCGTCGAGCAGATGACGCAGAACGAGATCGCCGATGTGCTCGGCGTCGGCCGCGTCACCATCGTGCGCATGCTTGCCGAGGCGCGTTCGCGCAACGAGGTGAAGATCACCATCGAAAGCGAATTGTCGGAGATCGTGCGGCTGGAGCGCGCGCTGGAGCGGACGTTCGGCCTGCAGCAGGCGCTGGTCGCCCCACTCACCGCACCCAATGCCGATCCGATCCCGGCAATCAGCGCCAAGACCGGGACTTTCCTGTCCGACACGATGAAGTCCGGCATGCGCGTCGGCGTCGGCTGGGGCCGGACGCTGTTCTCCAGCCTGCCCTTCATCAGCGCCAAATCGCTTACCGACTTCAAGGTCATTTCGCTGCTGGGCGGTGTCGGCGTCGTGAGGCGCTATAACCCGGCTGAGTTCGCCTGGCGCTTCGCCCAGATATTCCAGGGCGACGGCTACCTGATCCCGACGCCGGCCGTCGTCGACAGCGTGGAGACCAAGGTCGCGCTGGTCGAGCGCTGCGGCCTGCAGGAGGTTTTTGAAATGGCCAACGTGCTCGATGCCGTTCTGCTGAGCGTCGGCGGCATCGCCTCGGCCACCACCTTCTCGCGCGGTGGCTTTCTCAGGGAAGCGGACCGCGAGGCCCTGCTCGAGCGTGGCGCCGTCGGCGACCTTCTGTTCCATTTCTTCGACCGCAACGGCGATCTCGTCGATCATCCCGTCAACAGCCACGTAATGTCGGTGGAAGTCGACCGCCTGCGCGCGGCGCCGATCCGCATCCTCACCTCCGGCGGCGAGGAGAAGACCGAGGCGCTGCTCGGCGCCATGCACCTGATCGCGCCGACGATCCTGATCACCGACGAGGAAAGCGCCAAGCGCATGCTCGAGGCGGTCAGCGCAAGCTGA
- a CDS encoding phosphoenolpyruvate-protein phosphotransferase: MERSTIVRVHEGLHARPATRFVKLAKGFESDVELVKDGKAVSAKSSVKLMLLAVKENQEVTVRANGADAIEAIEALIGYLENPKAGLDDEVEPHSPANDAGQETAPAPVLQSVPAVTGEANGLRGVAASEGFAIGPAFAHFPPDIAGQGRLLQADEIAGEIDRFRAAVAAVQARMDRALAQDSLSAGDRGIVAALRDIAADDSLTGEAEKAIKGGNDAVSAVITAAATIAADFSAVDDHYLNARADDVHAVGRQICLVLLGQDDVSLESIPEGAILIADDIGAWDLARAPLKRIGGVICGHGGATSHIAIIARSHGIPAVLGLGDQVNALRTARDVALDGNTGHVIIDPDAATRADYAGRVEAAAKERAGLTAFKTVTPKRADGKVIEVAANIGSLEEIEAAQEAGAMGVGLFRTELLFMRHMHLPSEDMQAETYAALAKAFAPYPVIVRTLDIGGDKPIAGIEFPDEENPFLGWRGIRMCLDRPDIFKRQLRALLRAAVHGNIKVMLPMVSDISEVTRTRALVDECAAELKAEVVAYATFDLGVMIETPAAVLIAPALAKEVAFFSIGTNDLTQYIMAADRLNPTVAKLNDVTNPAVMSAIELTAKAGVAAGIMVGMCGEAAGRPDLIPAFIEMGLTELSMSPASIQRAKKTITAMVAGD; encoded by the coding sequence ATGGAACGCTCGACCATCGTCAGAGTGCATGAAGGTTTGCACGCCCGTCCCGCCACGCGGTTCGTCAAGCTCGCCAAGGGCTTCGAATCCGATGTCGAGCTGGTCAAGGACGGCAAGGCGGTCAGTGCAAAGAGTTCCGTCAAGCTGATGCTGCTGGCGGTCAAGGAAAACCAGGAAGTCACCGTGCGGGCGAATGGCGCCGACGCCATCGAGGCGATCGAAGCGCTGATCGGCTATCTGGAAAACCCCAAGGCGGGCCTCGACGATGAAGTCGAGCCGCACAGCCCGGCCAATGATGCCGGCCAGGAAACGGCACCCGCACCGGTGCTCCAATCCGTGCCGGCTGTGACAGGCGAAGCAAACGGCTTGCGCGGTGTCGCCGCCAGTGAAGGCTTTGCCATCGGGCCAGCTTTCGCGCATTTCCCGCCTGACATCGCCGGACAGGGCCGCCTATTGCAGGCTGACGAAATCGCCGGCGAGATCGACAGGTTCCGTGCCGCCGTCGCCGCCGTCCAGGCGCGCATGGACCGAGCCCTGGCGCAGGACAGCCTGTCGGCGGGAGACCGTGGCATCGTCGCGGCACTCAGGGATATCGCCGCCGACGACAGCCTGACCGGCGAGGCCGAAAAGGCGATCAAGGGCGGCAACGACGCGGTCTCGGCCGTCATCACCGCAGCCGCCACCATCGCCGCCGATTTCAGCGCCGTCGACGATCATTACCTCAATGCACGGGCGGACGATGTCCATGCGGTCGGACGGCAGATCTGCCTGGTGCTGCTCGGTCAGGACGATGTCAGTCTCGAAAGCATCCCGGAAGGCGCCATTCTGATCGCCGACGACATCGGCGCCTGGGACCTGGCGCGGGCGCCGCTGAAACGCATCGGCGGCGTCATTTGCGGCCATGGCGGCGCCACCTCGCATATCGCCATCATCGCCCGCTCGCACGGCATTCCGGCGGTGTTGGGCCTTGGTGATCAGGTCAATGCCTTGCGCACCGCGCGCGACGTGGCGCTCGACGGCAATACCGGTCATGTGATCATCGACCCGGACGCGGCGACGCGCGCCGACTATGCCGGCCGTGTCGAAGCGGCGGCGAAGGAGCGCGCCGGCTTGACCGCCTTCAAGACGGTGACGCCGAAACGTGCGGACGGCAAGGTGATCGAGGTCGCGGCCAATATCGGCTCACTGGAGGAAATCGAGGCGGCGCAGGAGGCGGGCGCCATGGGCGTCGGCCTGTTCCGCACCGAGCTCCTGTTCATGCGCCACATGCATCTTCCCTCGGAGGACATGCAGGCCGAGACCTATGCGGCGCTGGCCAAAGCCTTCGCGCCCTATCCGGTCATCGTGCGCACGCTCGACATCGGCGGCGACAAGCCGATTGCCGGCATCGAGTTTCCCGACGAGGAGAACCCCTTCCTCGGCTGGCGCGGCATCCGCATGTGCCTCGACCGGCCCGATATCTTCAAGCGCCAGCTCAGGGCGTTGCTGAGGGCCGCCGTGCACGGCAACATCAAGGTCATGCTGCCGATGGTGTCCGATATTTCCGAAGTCACACGCACCCGTGCACTGGTCGATGAATGCGCCGCCGAACTCAAGGCCGAAGTCGTGGCCTATGCGACGTTCGATCTCGGCGTGATGATCGAAACCCCGGCCGCGGTGCTGATTGCACCGGCGCTGGCCAAGGAGGTGGCTTTCTTCTCGATCGGCACCAATGACCTGACCCAGTACATCATGGCCGCTGACCGGCTCAATCCGACCGTCGCCAAGCTCAACGACGTCACCAATCCGGCCGTCATGTCGGCGATCGAGCTGACGGCCAAAGCCGGCGTCGCCGCCGGCATCATGGTGGGCATGTGCGGCGAGGCGGCGGGGCGGCCGGATCTGATTCCCGCCTTCATCGAGATGGGCCTGACCGAGCTTTCGATGAGCCCGGCCTCGATCCAGCGCGCCAAGAAGACGATTACAGCCATGGTTGCTGGAGATTAG
- a CDS encoding phosphotransferase system enzyme III yields the protein MTVLLRTRVTAIGPEVADLAEGGVVILFADGSPPELAEVSVLHKTEFGPSDGAPQKGASITLGPVSAVITAVGSSAWSKVLEMGHVVISFNGATEAERPGEICASQVDAQALVAALKTDAIITIAA from the coding sequence ATGACGGTTCTGCTGAGAACACGGGTCACTGCCATCGGGCCCGAAGTGGCGGATCTTGCCGAAGGGGGCGTGGTCATCCTGTTTGCGGATGGCTCGCCGCCGGAGCTTGCCGAGGTTTCGGTGCTCCACAAGACGGAGTTCGGACCCAGCGACGGCGCGCCTCAAAAGGGCGCGTCGATCACCCTTGGTCCGGTTTCCGCTGTTATAACCGCCGTCGGCTCCAGCGCGTGGAGCAAGGTGCTCGAGATGGGCCACGTCGTCATCTCGTTCAATGGCGCCACCGAGGCCGAGAGGCCGGGCGAAATCTGCGCATCGCAGGTCGACGCCCAAGCGCTCGTGGCCGCCCTGAAGACAGACGCGATCATCACCATCGCCGCCTGA